The DNA sequence ACTGACCGGCAGCCTGCAACCGGACGACACGGTCCTCGGCGGCAGCCTCACCCTGAGCGTGGTCGCGCTGATGGCCGCGGGAGTGGTGGGCGCCCTCACGGTGTCCGGCGAGTACGCGAGCGGCACGATCGCCGCGACCCTGGCCGCGACACCCCGCCGCGGCCGGGTGCTGGCCGCCAAGGCGACCCTGCTGGCGGGGATGCTGTACGGGCTGGGGCTCGCCGCGTGCACGGTGGCGTACCTGCTGGGCGACGCCGTCCTCGACGGTTCGTACGCCCAAGGGGAGCCGCTGCCCGCGCTGTTCGGCGTCGCGGCACTCTTCTCCGCCGTCGGAGTGCTGGGACTGGCGATCGGAACGGTCGTGCGTCATGCGGCCGGCGCGGTCGCCGCCGTGGTCGCCGTGCTGCTGCTGCCGTCCCTGTTCGGGCCGCTCCTCGGCGGCCTGCGGCCCTGGGTCGCCGGAGCCTCCCCGACCGCCGCGCTGGAGAAGCTCACGCAGACGTCCGACGCGACCCCGGACACGGTCGGCACCCTGGGCCCCTGGCCGTCCCTGGCACTGGTCACCGCGTACACCGCCGTCGCCCTGGCCGGAGCGGCGCTCGTCCTGCGGAGGCGTGATGTCTGACCGTCGGCGCGTCGTCCTGGTACTGCTGGCGCTGGTGAGCGCCGCGGGTCTGCTGGCGCCCGCAGCGCCGCGGGCGCACGTCCGCGAGAGCGCCCGGGTGGTGGACGAGGAGCGGACGGACGGCCGGATCGTCGACCTGACCGTGCGCTCGCCCGCCCTCGGACGCGACGCCCGGGTCCGGCTGCTGACCCCGGACGGCTGGGAACGGCGCGGCCGTCACGACCGCTGGCCGGTCCTGTACCTGTTCATCGGCGGCGACGGCGACCACGAGACCTGGACGCGGGAGTACCGGGTCCACCGGAAGCCGTCGCTGCGCGACACCCTGGTCGTCATGCCCGAGATGCCGCTGTACGGCTTCTACAGCGACTGGTGGAACCACGGCGACGGCGGACCGCCCGCCGTGGAGGGCTTCCACCTGCGCGAGGTGCTGCCCCTGCTCGAACGCGACTACGGCGCGGGCACCCGGCGGGCGGCGGCGGGGGAGTCCCAGGGCGGTTTCGGCGCCCTCTCCTACGCCGCGCGGCACCCGGGACTCTTCCGCTCCGTGGCCTCCTACAGCGGCTTCGTGCATCCGCTCCAGCACCCGCACGCGGTACGGGCGGGCATGACCCACCTGGGGCTCGACTGGCGGGCGCTGTGGGGCGACCCTGTCGCCCAGCGCGCGATCTGGCAGGCGCACGACCCCTACCACCTGGCGGAACGTCTGCGGGGCACCCGCGTGCACCTGGCCGCCGGAGACGGCCGGGCGGGAGCCCTCGACCCGCCCGGGACCGCACCCGATCCCGCCGTCCCGGGCCTGGAGGATCCCGGGGACCCCTTCCCCGCCGACGTGATCTCGCCGACGGAGACCCTGATGGGGGAGGAGTCGCGGACCGTCGCCCAGCGGCTGGAGCGGGCCGGCGCCCGGGTGAGCACGCACTTCTACGCCGGGACGCACTCCCCGCCGTACTGGTGGCGAGAGCTGGACCGCACCCTGCCGATGCTGCTCGGGACCCTGGGCCGGTAAGGGCGACCGGGGGACGGCGCGTACCGCCCCGGCTGCGGGCGCGGGCGGTACGCGCCGTCCCCCGGCCCAATTGCTTGGCTAGCCACATAATCGGTGCTACTTTTATGTGGCTGGCCACAGAAGTGGTCGGCGTGACGAACCCACCGAGGGGACAGCACTCATGAAGGCCATCGTTTTCGACACGTTCGGCGGCACCGAGGTCCTGCACGAGGCGGAGATCGAGGTGCCCCGGCCCGGCCCCGGCCAGGTCCGCGTGCGTGTCCGCGCCGTGGGCGTCAACCCGGTGGACGGCAAGATCCGCTCCGGTGGCATGGAGGCGATCTTCCCCACCACGCTGCCGGCCGTGCCCGGCGGAGAGATCGCCGGCGTGGTCGACGCCGTCGGCGAGGGCGTCGACCACCTGAAGGCGGGGGACGAGGTCCTGGGCTGGTCCGACACCGGCTCCTACGCCCAGTACGCCCTGGCGTCCGCGGCCGTCCTCGCGCCCAAGCCGGCCGGCCTGGACTGGGCGCACGCCGCCGCCCTGCCCGTGGCGAGCGACGGTGCCGAACGCGTGCTGGACCTGCTCGACGTCACCTCGGGCGAGACCCTGCTGATCCACGGAGCGTCCGGCGCGCTCGGCACCGTCGCCGTCCAGCTCGCCGTCGCCCGCGGCGCCCGCGTCATCGGCACCGCCGGACCGGCCAACCAGGAATACGTCGCCTCACTCGGCGCCACCCCCCTCGTCTACGGGGACAACCTGGTCGAGCGGGTCCGCGCGCTCGCCCCCGAAGGGGTGGACGCCGTCTTCGACGCCGCGGGCAAGGGCGCACTGGAGGACTCCATCACCCTGCGCGGCGGCACCGACCGGATCGTCACCACCGCCGACTTCCGCGCCCGCGAACTCGGCGTCGTCTTCGCCGAGGGCCCCCAGCGCCGCTCCGCCGCCCGGCTCGCCGAACTGGCCCGGCAGGCCGCCGACGGCACGCTGGTGACCACGGTCGGCGCCACCTACCCGCTGGCCGAGGCCGCCGAGGCGCAGCAGGCCAGCGACGCCGGCCACAACCGTGGCAAGCTCGTCCTCACCGTCAACTGAACGATCACTCCCACTCACGTGGCCAAGGGAGCAGCAATGTCCGGTACCACCTCACCAGAGCTGCCGAACGCGGCGGGCGACGGGCCGTTGAGCTACGCCATCTTCCAGCTCGCCCGCGCCCACCGCGGCCACGCCGCCGCCATGCTGCGCGCCATGAACCTGCACCCGGGTCAGGAACTGCTGCTGATGCAGCTCTTCGACCGCGACGGCCAGACCCAGGCCGAACTGCTGGAACGGGTCGGCCTCGACCACTCCACCGTCTCCAAATCCCTGCGCCGCATGCAGGAGGCGGGCCTGCTCACCCGTGAGCCGGCCCCCCACGACCGACGGGTCATGGTGGTCCACCTCACCGACAGCGGCCGCGCCCTGCGGCAGCCCATCACCGACATGTGGCGCACCCTGGAGGAGATCTCCGTGCGTGAGCTGACCCCCGACCAGATCGAGATGTTCACCACGTGTGCGCGACTGATCGAGAAGTCGGTCAGGGACCACAGCCGACAGACACCCGTCGGGTAGTCGGGCACGGCCGGGCGGCCCACTCGCCCGGCGCACCTCCCACCCGCGCGCACCGATCCCACCCCGCGCGCGGCGAGGGCGCCCCGAGGGCAGCCCTCGCCACCCGGGGCACCAGGAACCCGCCGCGGACGCGCGGCACGCGTGTACGCGCGTTGACGCGCCGTAGGCCCGTAGGCCCCACACCGGCGCGGATGCCGCCGTTCCGGCCGGCGCGCAAGAACCGCCACCGCCGCTTCCCGCAGCACAGCCGCGCCCCAGCCGGCGCCTTCTTCTCTTCCACCCCGTGTGACACCAGGGAGATTCCCATGACGGATGCATTCACCCCGATGGACATGGTCGGCCAGTCGCTGACCAACCGCATCGTGATGGCGCCGATGACCCGCAGCCGGGCCTACGGTCCGGGAGCCACCGCGACCGAACTGATGGCGACCTACTACAGCCAGCGCGCGAGTGCGGGCCTCATCGTCACCGAGGGGATCCAGCCCTCCGTGGTCGGCCAGGGATACCCCGACACCCCCGGCCTGCACTCTCCCGCGCAGGTGGCCGCCTGGCGCAAGGTCACCGACGCCGTCCACCGCGACGGTGGTGTGATCTTCGCGCAACTGATGCACACCGGCCGCATCGGCCACCCCAGTCTGCTGCCCGACGGCCTGACCCCGTCGCCCCTTCCCCCGTCGCAGCCGAGGGTCAGGTCTTCACCCGCCAGGGACCGATGGATTTCGTCACCCCGCGGGAGCTGGACGCCGACGCCATCACCCGCACCATCGCCGACTTCGCCGACGCGGCACGCAACGCGATCGCCGCCGGCTTCGACGGTGTGGAACTCCACGGCGCCAACGGCTACCTGATCCACCAGTTCCTCGCACCCCACACCAACCGGCGCACCGACGACTGGGGCGGCGACGTCAACGGCCGAGTCCGCTTCGGTCTCGAGGTGGCCGCCGCCGTCGCGGCGGCGATCGGCGGCCACCGCACCGGCTTCCGCATCTCCCCGGGCAACCCCTACAACGACATCGCCGAGACGGACGCGGCAGACGTGGAGAACACCTACACCACCCTGGTCGGCCGGCTCGGCGAACTCAACCTCGCCTACCTGCACATGATCGAAGGCCCCGACCGCACCCTGACCACGCGCCTGCGCAAGACCTGGCCCGCCACGTTCGTCCTCAACCCGTTCACCCACCCCGAGCCCACCGGCCCGGACGCCCTCACCCTCGTCGAGGACGGCACCACGGACATGGTCGCCTTCGGCGCCCTGTTCCTCGCCAACCCCGACCTTCCCGCCCGCCTGGCCGCCAACGGCCCCTTCAACACACCCGACCCGTCCACCTTCTACGGCGGCGACCACCACGGCTACACCGACTACCCGGGCCTCCTGGACCCGGACCTGCCGAGCGAGGACATCCGCACCGGAAACCCCCGATAGCCGGGCGTCGTCAGCGGCAACGGCGCGGATTGGCCGGGAATCACGCCCGTTTCAGCGGCGCCGGCGCGGGCGGTGGCGCAGCAGTCCCGGAATGAGCATCCGCCTGGGCGTGCACCGGCGGCTGGTCCGGCCAGGCGAACGCGTACCGGGGATCGCCCCCGCGGCTCAGCCGTACGAAGCGCAGGAGTTCACGGACGATGCCCGCGTTGCCCATCGCCCAACCGGTGCACGGTTCGAGGTCGCTCGGGGTGGCTCGGTGCTCGACGTTGGACCAACGGGCGCCGTCGCCGTCCCGAATCGCGCGGGCGGCGAGGTCCGCGACGAGGGTGTGGGCGAAGCCGTACGGGTCCCGCTGTTCGGCGATGCGGTCACAGGCCAGGGCGAGGACACCCGCGGTCCCGCAGCAGCGGCCGTTGTTGTCCCAGAAGCCGGGGCGCAGCCGCCGGGGCAGGCCGGAGCGGGTGACCGTGTGCCAGCAGCGGTCGGACAGGGCGGACCAGGCGGGGTCGGCCGTGATGTCCCGCAGCTGCCGGAAGACCTGGGCGTCACCGGCCGGGCCGTGGCACCAGCCGTAGCTGACGGGCTCGATCACGTCGGGCCGGTACTGCGGGGTGGAGTGCGGCACCAGGAAGCCTTCCGACCCCGCCTCGTCACGTGCAATGACGTCCGCGGCACCGGCCAGGGCCAGCTCGACCAGGTCCGCGTGGCCGGTGTCCCGGCCGATCCGGGCGAGCGCCAGGGCGATGCCGAGCGTGCCGTGCGAGAGGTGGTGCAGGCGGGAGTCGGTGCCGGTGCGGTGGGCCCAGTGGACGCCCGCACGGGTCTGCTCCGCCGTCCGCAGGTACGGCTCCACGGCGAGGACCGCCAGTTCGGCGTCGCCGGCCAGGAGTGCGCCGAGGCCGATCCCCGCGTTGCCGCCCATCAGCTCGAACAGCTCGCCCCAGCGGGTTCCGTCGAAGCGTGAGCGCACGAGTTCCAGCGCTCGGTCGGCGGCGGTGCCGGCGGCCTTGTCGCCGAGTTCGTCGTGAACCACGCGCAGGACGAGTGCCATTCCGGTACGGCCGAAGTAGAGGGAGTCGTCGTCGACGCCGTCGACGGAGTCCGCGAGGCCGCGGGCGGCGCGCAGGGCGGCATCGGCGTAGGAGTCGTCGCCGAAGTGCCGCCACGCCTCCAGGAGCACGGGCACGACACCGGCCGTACCGCTGTAGAGCATCGGGTCGACGTCTTCGTCCGAGAGCCTGGTTGGCCAGGCGAGGTTCCCGTCGGGAGTTTCCCGCGCCGCCGCGGTCAGCCACCGCAGCCCGTCCACCGCGAGTCCTTCGACCTCGTCGACCGCCATGACCTTGGCTTCCGGTGCCGTCATGGACTCACTCTCCCATGATCATCGGGGGTTGCCCAGAGGGGCACCACTCCGGCCTCAAGCAGGTGACTGCGTCGCAGGAGCACCTGTACCGGCGGGCCGTCCCTGTTGAGGCCGGTCTCCAACAGCCGGTCTAAGAGGGCATCTGATCTACGTAGTTGGTAGTTAGGGATGTTTTTGTGACTGCTGGTGTTGGCGATCGTTGGGCGAGGTGTGAGTGCTCGTCGCCTGTACCGCAGTGATGTCTCCGACGCCCGCTGGAGCTTGATCGAACCGGTCTTCGCCGCCTGGCGAGCCAGGCGAACCGGACCCGGCACAGCGGCCCGAGTGCATGACCTGCGGGAGATCGTCAACGCGATCCTGTACGTCAACCGCACCGGTATCCCGTGGGAGTACTTGCCCCACGACTTCCCGCCGTACAAGACCGTCTACGACTACTACGCCAAGTGGGAAGCCGACGGCACCACCCAGCAGGTCCACGACCTGCTCCGGGACAAGACCCGCCGATCCCACGGCCGCAGCACTCAGCCGACCGCGGCCGTGATCGACGCGCAGAGCGTGAAGACCTCGGCAAACGTGGCCGAGACCAGCCAGGGCATCGACGCCGGCAAGAAGATCAAGGGATGCAAGCGGCACGTCATCACCGACACCCTCGGCCTGGTCCTGGCCGTATTGGTCACCGCCGCGTCCGTGCACGACACCACCGGCGGCAAGCTCCTGCTCGACGACCTGGCCGCAGCCCACCCCACCGTGTCGAAGGTCTGGGCCGACGGCGGCTACCAGAGCAGCATTCTCAACCACGGCGCCAGCTGGGGGTCGGTGTGGAGGTCGTGCAGCGACCACGAACGAAGGGGTTCGAACCATTGCCGAAACGGTGGGTAATCGAGCGGACCTTCGGCTGGCTGATGCAGCACCGCCGCCTGGCGCGGGACTACGAAGCCCTCCCGCAGAGGTCCCGGGCAATGATCCACTGGGCGATGGCTAACAAAATGTCCCGCGAGCTCACGGGAGAACCTGGGCTCACCCAAACGGGTGAGACCCGCCATCGCCTGGAAACCACTCGTGCCCAGGATCCCGGATGCTGGCCACCTTCTCGGTCCGCGGGGGCCGGCGGGGGCGATCGCGGGGGAGCCTGAGCCTCATACGCCACCTCTCCAAGCCTCGGCATCATCCTGCGGCGTCTCTTGGGCTCAACTTGGCTAACCCTCCGTGCCCCCACCGGTCACACCCTGACGTGCTGCACGGCTCGGGATTGATCAAGCCCCTGCTCCCGTAAAGGTCGAGACCGCGTAATCGCTGGGATCACAGCAAAAGGGCCATGCGTGGGCAGGGTCTTCTTGACAAGGATCATCCTTGCGGCAAGCGGCAAGCGG is a window from the Streptomyces capillispiralis genome containing:
- a CDS encoding MarR family winged helix-turn-helix transcriptional regulator, whose translation is MSGTTSPELPNAAGDGPLSYAIFQLARAHRGHAAAMLRAMNLHPGQELLLMQLFDRDGQTQAELLERVGLDHSTVSKSLRRMQEAGLLTREPAPHDRRVMVVHLTDSGRALRQPITDMWRTLEEISVRELTPDQIEMFTTCARLIEKSVRDHSRQTPVG
- a CDS encoding lanthionine synthetase LanC family protein encodes the protein MTAPEAKVMAVDEVEGLAVDGLRWLTAAARETPDGNLAWPTRLSDEDVDPMLYSGTAGVVPVLLEAWRHFGDDSYADAALRAARGLADSVDGVDDDSLYFGRTGMALVLRVVHDELGDKAAGTAADRALELVRSRFDGTRWGELFELMGGNAGIGLGALLAGDAELAVLAVEPYLRTAEQTRAGVHWAHRTGTDSRLHHLSHGTLGIALALARIGRDTGHADLVELALAGAADVIARDEAGSEGFLVPHSTPQYRPDVIEPVSYGWCHGPAGDAQVFRQLRDITADPAWSALSDRCWHTVTRSGLPRRLRPGFWDNNGRCCGTAGVLALACDRIAEQRDPYGFAHTLVADLAARAIRDGDGARWSNVEHRATPSDLEPCTGWAMGNAGIVRELLRFVRLSRGGDPRYAFAWPDQPPVHAQADAHSGTAAPPPAPAPLKRA
- a CDS encoding NADP-dependent oxidoreductase, with amino-acid sequence MKAIVFDTFGGTEVLHEAEIEVPRPGPGQVRVRVRAVGVNPVDGKIRSGGMEAIFPTTLPAVPGGEIAGVVDAVGEGVDHLKAGDEVLGWSDTGSYAQYALASAAVLAPKPAGLDWAHAAALPVASDGAERVLDLLDVTSGETLLIHGASGALGTVAVQLAVARGARVIGTAGPANQEYVASLGATPLVYGDNLVERVRALAPEGVDAVFDAAGKGALEDSITLRGGTDRIVTTADFRARELGVVFAEGPQRRSAARLAELARQAADGTLVTTVGATYPLAEAAEAQQASDAGHNRGKLVLTVN
- a CDS encoding alpha/beta hydrolase encodes the protein MSDRRRVVLVLLALVSAAGLLAPAAPRAHVRESARVVDEERTDGRIVDLTVRSPALGRDARVRLLTPDGWERRGRHDRWPVLYLFIGGDGDHETWTREYRVHRKPSLRDTLVVMPEMPLYGFYSDWWNHGDGGPPAVEGFHLREVLPLLERDYGAGTRRAAAGESQGGFGALSYAARHPGLFRSVASYSGFVHPLQHPHAVRAGMTHLGLDWRALWGDPVAQRAIWQAHDPYHLAERLRGTRVHLAAGDGRAGALDPPGTAPDPAVPGLEDPGDPFPADVISPTETLMGEESRTVAQRLERAGARVSTHFYAGTHSPPYWWRELDRTLPMLLGTLGR
- a CDS encoding ABC transporter permease subunit produces the protein MSTALIPTPGFREALAFEWTKFASLRSTVWTTATAALVTVLGAVFVGLTGSLQPDDTVLGGSLTLSVVALMAAGVVGALTVSGEYASGTIAATLAATPRRGRVLAAKATLLAGMLYGLGLAACTVAYLLGDAVLDGSYAQGEPLPALFGVAALFSAVGVLGLAIGTVVRHAAGAVAAVVAVLLLPSLFGPLLGGLRPWVAGASPTAALEKLTQTSDATPDTVGTLGPWPSLALVTAYTAVALAGAALVLRRRDV